From the genome of Flavobacterium ovatum, one region includes:
- a CDS encoding NADP-dependent glyceraldehyde-3-phosphate dehydrogenase: MNAIPLEFQIKEVLNQDTYLVNGELKKWTGETTPVYSTISSTEDYAPTLLGSIPFMGEKEALEAVEAASAAFDHGQGLWPTMKVVDRIKCMQNFVKQMKETRAEVVKFLMWEIGKSLGDSEKEFDRTVEYINDTIDSYKELNSRSAHFSKVQGVNAMVRRSPLGVVLCLGPYNYPLNETFSLLIPALIMGNPVIFKPAKHGVLLISPLLEAFRNSFPKGAINILYGRGREVAAPVMQSGKVDILALIGNSKSAIALQDQHPNKNRLRLVLGLEAKNPAIILPEADLDLAINECIAGTLSFNGQRCTALKVLYVHESIAEEFNKRFSEKVDNLVFGNPWEKGVSLTPLPEKEKPAYIQELIDDATAKGAKIINAKGGQHSDNYIFPAVLFPINKEMRVYKEEQFGPVVPILTFKDIQEPLKDMAESNYGQQVSLFGKNVKTIAPLIDSLVNLVSRVNLNSSCQRGPDVFPFTGRKDSAVGTLSIHDALRSFSIRTFVASKDNDYNNAILQELLNSKESNFINTDYIL; this comes from the coding sequence ATGAATGCAATTCCACTAGAATTCCAAATTAAAGAGGTCTTAAACCAAGACACTTATTTAGTCAATGGAGAATTAAAAAAATGGACAGGAGAAACCACACCAGTTTATTCGACTATTTCATCAACAGAAGATTATGCACCTACCTTATTAGGTTCTATTCCGTTTATGGGAGAGAAAGAAGCGCTTGAAGCTGTAGAAGCTGCATCGGCTGCTTTTGATCATGGACAAGGTTTATGGCCAACTATGAAAGTAGTAGACCGTATCAAGTGCATGCAGAATTTTGTGAAACAAATGAAAGAAACCCGTGCCGAAGTGGTTAAATTTCTTATGTGGGAAATTGGAAAATCACTAGGAGATTCTGAAAAAGAGTTTGACAGAACGGTAGAATACATTAATGATACGATTGATAGTTACAAAGAATTGAACAGCCGTAGCGCTCACTTTTCTAAAGTACAAGGTGTTAATGCTATGGTACGTAGAAGTCCGCTTGGAGTTGTATTGTGTCTTGGACCTTACAACTACCCATTGAACGAAACGTTCTCCTTATTGATTCCTGCTTTGATTATGGGTAATCCAGTAATTTTTAAACCTGCTAAGCATGGAGTGTTGCTAATCTCTCCTTTATTAGAAGCGTTTAGAAATAGTTTTCCAAAAGGTGCAATCAATATATTATATGGTAGAGGTAGAGAAGTAGCTGCTCCAGTGATGCAATCAGGTAAAGTTGATATTTTGGCTTTAATTGGAAATAGTAAATCGGCTATTGCTTTACAAGACCAGCACCCTAACAAAAACCGTTTGCGTTTAGTATTAGGATTAGAGGCTAAAAATCCAGCTATCATACTTCCAGAAGCAGATTTGGATTTAGCTATCAATGAATGTATTGCAGGGACATTGTCATTTAATGGACAACGTTGTACTGCCTTGAAAGTATTGTATGTTCACGAATCTATTGCTGAAGAGTTCAACAAACGCTTTTCTGAAAAAGTAGATAATTTAGTTTTTGGTAATCCATGGGAAAAAGGAGTTTCATTGACACCACTTCCAGAAAAAGAGAAACCAGCCTATATACAAGAATTGATTGATGACGCTACGGCTAAAGGAGCAAAAATCATCAATGCCAAAGGAGGACAACATTCAGACAACTATATCTTCCCTGCAGTTTTGTTTCCTATCAACAAAGAAATGAGAGTGTATAAGGAAGAGCAATTTGGTCCAGTGGTGCCAATTTTGACTTTCAAAGACATTCAAGAGCCTTTAAAAGACATGGCGGAATCAAATTATGGACAACAAGTAAGTTTGTTTGGTAAAAATGTAAAAACTATTGCGCCACTTATTGACTCGTTAGTAAACTTAGTAAGTAGAGTAAATTTGAATAGTTCTTGTCAAAGAGGCCCAGATGTTTTCCCGTTTACAGGTCGTAAAGATTCTGCTGTAGGAACATTAAGTATTCATGATGCTTTGCGTTCGTTCTCGATTAGAACTTTCGTTGCTTCAAAAGACAATGATTACAACAATGCTATTTTACAAGAATTATTGAACAGTAAAGAATCTAATTTTATAAATACAGATTATATTTTGTAA
- a CDS encoding Crp/Fnr family transcriptional regulator, whose product MSTSVQNLFPSFSSDLIHAIEQNAIIKNVPAGEVIMRTGQYIKTTVLVTKGQVKVYREGENGEEFFMYYLQPGQACAISMICATRNKTSQIMAKVVEDAELIMIPLSLMDQWMMQYRSWYEFVIETYRNRFEEILEVVDSIAFRAMDERLDFYLKRHSEACGCKDLKLSHQEIGTELNSSRVVISRLLKKMEQRGLVKLHRNHIELLT is encoded by the coding sequence ATGTCAACTTCAGTTCAAAATCTATTCCCTTCCTTTTCAAGTGACCTCATCCACGCTATAGAACAAAATGCGATCATAAAGAATGTTCCAGCTGGCGAAGTAATCATGAGAACAGGACAATACATCAAAACTACAGTTTTGGTTACCAAAGGACAAGTCAAAGTATATCGAGAAGGTGAAAATGGTGAAGAATTTTTCATGTACTATCTTCAACCCGGCCAAGCTTGTGCCATATCAATGATTTGCGCCACCAGAAACAAGACTAGTCAAATCATGGCCAAAGTAGTCGAGGATGCCGAATTGATTATGATTCCGCTTTCGCTAATGGACCAATGGATGATGCAATACCGTTCATGGTACGAATTTGTGATCGAAACCTACCGCAACCGTTTCGAAGAAATCCTAGAAGTTGTGGACAGCATCGCCTTTAGAGCCATGGACGAACGCCTAGATTTTTACCTCAAAAGACATAGTGAAGCTTGTGGCTGCAAAGATTTAAAATTGTCCCATCAAGAAATAGGCACAGAACTCAACAGTTCCCGAGTTGTAATTTCGCGATTACTCAAAAAAATGGAACAACGAGGTTTAGTCAAACTACACCGCAACCATATTGAACTATTAACATAA
- a CDS encoding sulfite exporter TauE/SafE family protein — protein sequence MEYLGYFASIIIGLSLGLIGGGGSILTIPILVYLFKVDPELATSYSLFIVGATSLFGGYNHYKLGNLNIKTAIYFAVPSVISILIIREVIFPQIAATLFTVASYAVSKNLLIMIVFSILMIGASISMIKDKNTVVKNPKTNFVQLGIIGFLVGIVTGFLGAGGGFLIIPALLFFANLPMKQAVGTSLLIIFINSAIGFAGDLYIGTPVDYTFLLEISGIAFIGLLIGVQLSKKIDGNKLKPLFGWFVLVMGIYIITKEIFF from the coding sequence ATGGAATATTTGGGATATTTTGCATCAATCATTATCGGACTTTCATTAGGATTAATTGGTGGCGGAGGCTCTATTTTGACGATTCCTATTTTGGTTTATTTATTCAAAGTCGACCCCGAATTGGCGACTAGCTATTCTCTGTTTATTGTTGGTGCAACCTCTTTATTTGGAGGCTACAACCACTACAAATTGGGTAACCTTAACATCAAAACAGCCATTTACTTTGCTGTTCCCTCAGTAATTTCGATACTCATAATTCGTGAAGTCATTTTTCCGCAAATCGCAGCCACCTTATTTACCGTTGCATCCTACGCTGTCTCCAAAAATTTATTGATTATGATCGTGTTCTCCATCTTGATGATTGGAGCGTCAATTTCGATGATCAAAGACAAAAACACAGTCGTCAAAAATCCCAAAACCAACTTCGTACAACTCGGCATCATTGGTTTTTTGGTCGGAATCGTAACGGGTTTTCTTGGTGCTGGTGGCGGATTTTTAATTATTCCAGCTTTATTGTTTTTCGCCAATCTCCCAATGAAGCAAGCCGTTGGAACCTCATTATTGATTATTTTCATTAACTCCGCTATCGGTTTTGCAGGTGATTTATACATTGGCACTCCTGTAGATTACACTTTTCTACTCGAAATCTCCGGAATCGCTTTTATTGGTCTCCTAATCGGAGTTCAACTTTCCAAAAAAATTGATGGTAACAAACTAAAACCCCTCTTTGGTTGGTTTGTACTCGTAATGGGAATTTATATTATTACCAAAGAAATTTTCTTTTAA
- a CDS encoding rhodanese-like domain-containing protein: protein MNLSQEDWVAQLESDENVVILDVRTEDEVNEGMIPNAINIDIHKGQDFITEIEALDKSKKYYVYCRSGARSGKACEIMNELGFEYAYNLLGGMLEWDGEIE, encoded by the coding sequence ATGAATTTATCACAAGAAGATTGGGTTGCTCAGTTAGAATCAGACGAGAATGTTGTAATTCTAGATGTAAGAACTGAAGATGAGGTTAATGAAGGTATGATTCCAAATGCCATTAATATTGACATACATAAAGGACAAGATTTTATTACGGAAATAGAGGCATTGGACAAAAGCAAAAAATATTATGTGTATTGTCGTTCTGGTGCCAGAAGTGGAAAAGCTTGCGAAATAATGAATGAATTAGGATTTGAATATGCATACAATCTGCTAGGCGGAATGCTAGAGTGGGATGGGGAAATTGAATAA
- a CDS encoding DUF2892 domain-containing protein: MKNRMVRGIAGTFIITSLLLAHFVNENWLWLAAFVGVNLLQNAFTKWCLLEDILSKFNVKN, encoded by the coding sequence ATGAAAAATAGAATGGTTAGAGGAATTGCGGGTACATTTATAATAACAAGTTTGTTACTGGCTCATTTTGTAAACGAAAATTGGCTTTGGTTAGCTGCTTTCGTCGGAGTCAATTTATTGCAAAATGCGTTTACCAAATGGTGTTTACTCGAAGATATCTTGTCAAAATTTAACGTAAAGAATTAA
- a CDS encoding Zn-dependent alcohol dehydrogenase: MSITCKAAIAKGDGTFSIETITVANPQADEVLVQVKAAGLCHTDHDSLNWGKPIVMGHEGAGIVTAIGSNVSSVKVGDAVILNWATPCGKCFQCEHENEHICENNSPVVAGGNGYTPGHAHLEGTKWNGAPIIRSFNIGTLSEYTLVKESAVVKNPIQDMSYPAASIVSCGVMTGFGSAVNTAKVEAGSSAVVLGTGGVGLNVIQGIKVSKASKIIAIDINQQRLDMAVAFGATHTILADKNDKGLLNAAKKVKEMTDGRGADYAFECTAIPALGAAPLAMIRNAGTAVQVSGIEEEVLIDMSLFEWDKKYINPLYGKCNPQKDFPKIVEHYRKGEIKLDEMITNTYPLENLQQALDDMLSGKNAKGVIVFK; this comes from the coding sequence ATGAGTATCACTTGTAAAGCAGCAATCGCAAAAGGAGACGGAACATTTTCAATAGAAACCATAACAGTAGCAAACCCACAAGCAGACGAGGTTTTGGTACAAGTAAAAGCGGCTGGTCTATGCCACACAGATCACGATTCTCTAAACTGGGGAAAACCAATCGTAATGGGACACGAAGGTGCCGGAATCGTTACTGCTATTGGATCGAATGTCTCTTCTGTAAAAGTAGGTGATGCTGTGATTTTGAACTGGGCTACTCCTTGTGGAAAATGCTTTCAATGTGAACACGAAAACGAACATATTTGCGAAAACAATTCGCCCGTGGTGGCAGGTGGTAACGGATACACTCCCGGACACGCACACTTAGAAGGAACCAAATGGAATGGAGCTCCAATCATCCGTTCTTTTAATATTGGTACTTTATCGGAATATACGTTGGTGAAAGAATCTGCGGTAGTCAAAAACCCTATACAAGACATGAGTTATCCTGCCGCAAGTATTGTAAGCTGTGGAGTGATGACCGGATTTGGTTCGGCTGTAAATACTGCAAAAGTAGAAGCTGGTTCGTCGGCAGTGGTTTTGGGAACTGGTGGCGTTGGGCTGAATGTGATTCAGGGAATCAAAGTTTCTAAAGCTTCGAAAATTATTGCAATTGATATTAACCAACAGCGTCTGGACATGGCGGTTGCCTTTGGTGCAACACACACCATTCTAGCTGATAAAAATGATAAAGGTTTACTAAATGCAGCCAAAAAAGTAAAAGAAATGACTGATGGCCGTGGTGCTGATTATGCTTTTGAATGTACTGCAATTCCGGCCTTGGGAGCAGCACCTTTGGCTATGATTAGAAACGCAGGAACAGCAGTTCAAGTGAGCGGTATCGAAGAAGAAGTTTTGATTGATATGTCATTATTCGAATGGGACAAAAAATACATCAACCCTTTGTACGGAAAGTGCAATCCTCAAAAAGATTTTCCAAAAATCGTGGAGCACTATAGAAAAGGAGAAATCAAACTAGACGAAATGATTACCAATACGTATCCTTTAGAAAATTTACAACAAGCCTTAGACGATATGTTATCGGGAAAAAATGCCAAAGGAGTCATCGTTTTCAAATAA